The Mus musculus strain C57BL/6J chromosome 2, GRCm38.p6 C57BL/6J genome has a window encoding:
- the Ncoa3 gene encoding nuclear receptor coactivator 3 isoform X2, translating into MLMKTHDILEDVNASPETRQRYETMQCFALSQPRAMLEEGEDLQCCMICVARRVTAPFPSSPESFITRHDLSGKVVNIDTNSLRSSMRPGFEDIIRRCIQRFFSLNDGQSWSQKRHYQEAYVHGHAETPVYRFSLADGTIVSAQTKSKLFRNPVTNDRHGFISTHFLQREQNGYRPNPNPAGQGIRPPAAGCGVSMSPNQNVQMMGSRTYGVPDPSNTGQMGGARYGASSSVASLTPGQSLQSPSSYQNSSYGLSMSSPPHGSPGLGPNQQNIMISPRNRGSPKMASHQFSPAAGAHSPMGPSGNTGSHSFSSSSLSALQAISEGVGTSLLSTLSSPGPKLDNSPNMNISQPSKVSGQDSKSPLGLYCEQNPVESSVCQSNSRDHPSEKESKESSGEVSETPRGPLESKGHKKLLQLLTCSSDDRGHSSLTNSPLDPNCKDSSVSVTSPSGVSSSTSGTVSSTSNVHGSLLQEKHRILHKLLQNGNSPAEVAKITAEATGKDTSSTASCGEGTTRQEQLSPKKKENNALLRYLLDRDDPSDVLAKELQPQADSGDSKLSQCSCSTNPSSGQEKDPKIKTETNEEVSGDLDNLDAILGDLTSSDFYNNPTNGGHPGAKQQMFAGPSSLGLRSPQPVQSVRPPYNRAVSLDSPVSVGSGPPVKNVSAFPGLPKQPILAGNPRMMDSQENYGANMGPNRNVPVNPTSSPGDWGLANSRASRMEPLASSPLGRTGADYSATLPRPAMGGSVPTLPLRSNRLPGARPSLQQQQQQQQQQQQQQQQQQQQQQQQQQQQMLQMRTGEIPMGMGVNPYSPAVPSNQPGSWPEGMLSMEQGPHGSQNRPLLRNSLDDLLGPPSNAEGQSDERALLDQLHTLLSNTDATGLEEIDRALGIPELVNQGQALESKQDVFQGQEAAVMMDQKAALYGQTYPAQGPPLQGGFNLQGQSPSFNSMMGQISQQGSFPLQGMHPRAGLVRPRTNTPKQLRMQLQQRLQGQQFLNQSRQALEMKMENPAGTAVMRPMMPQQAFFNAQMAAQQKRELMSHHLQQQRMAMMMSQPQPQAFSPPPNVTASPSMDGVLAGSAMPQAPPQQFPYPANYGMGQPPEPAFGRGSSPPSAMMSSRMGPSQNAMVQHPQPTPMYQPSDMKGWPSGNLARNGSFPQQQFAPQGNPAAYNMVHMNSSGGHLGQMAMTPMPMSGMPMGPDQKYC; encoded by the exons ATGTTGATGAAAACACACGACATTTTGGAAGACGTGAATGCCAGTCCCGAAACACGCCAGAGATATGAAACAATGCAGTGCTTTGCCCTGTCTCAGCCTCGCGCTATGCtggaagaaggagaag ACTTGCAGTGCTGTATGATCTGCGTGGCTCGCCGCGTGACTGCGCCATTCCCATCCAGTCCTGAGAGCTTTATTACCAGACATGACCTTTCCG GAAAGGTTGTCAATATAGATACAAACTCACTTAGATCTTCCATGAGGCCTGGCTTTGAAGACATAATCCGAAGATGTATCCAGAGGTTCTTCAGTCTGAATGATGGGCAGTCATGGTCCCAGAAGCGTCACTATCAAGAAG CTTATGTTCATGGCCACGCAGAGACCCCCGTGTATCGTTTCTCCTTGGCTGATGGAACTATTGTGAGTGCGCAGACAAAAAGCAAACTCTTCCGCAATCCTGTAACGAATGATCGTCACGGCTTCATCTCGACCCACTTTCTTCAGAG agaacagaatggatacagaccAAACCCAAATCCCGCAGGACAAGGCATCCGACCTCCTGCAGCAGGGTGTGGCGTGAGCATGTCTCCAAATCAGAATGTACAGATGATGGGCAGCCGGACCTATGGCGTGCCAGACCCCAGCAACACAGGGCAGATGGGTGGAGCTAGGTACGGGGCTTCTAGTAGCGTAGCCTCACTGACGCCAGGACAAAGCCTACAGTCGCCATCTTCCTATCAGAACAGCAGCTATGGGCTCAGCATGAGCAGTCCCCCCCACGGCAGTCCTGGTCTTGGTCCCAACCAGCAGAACATCATGATTTCCCCTCGGAATCGTGGCAGCCCAAAGATGGCCTCCCACCAGTTCTCTCCTGCTGCAG GTGCACACTCACCCATGGGACCTTCTGGCAACACAGGGAGCCACAGCTTTTCTAGCAGCTCCCTCAGTGCCTTGCAAGCCATCAGTGAAGGCGTGGGGACCTCTCTTTTATCTACTCTGTCCTCACCAGGCCCCAAACTGGATAATTCTCCCAATATGAATATAAGCCAGCCAAGTAAAGTGAGTGGTCAGGACTCTAAGAGCCCCCTAGGCTTATACTGTGAACAGAATCCAGTGGAGAGTTCAGTGTGTCAGTCAAACAGCAGAGATCACCCaagtgaaaaagaaagcaaggagagcAGTGGGGAGGTGTCAGAGACGCCCAGGGGACCTCTGGAAAGCAAAGGCCACAAGAAACTGCTGCAGTTACTCACGTGCTCCTCCGACGACCGAGGCCATTCCTCCTTGACCAACTCTCCCCTGGATCCAAACTGCAAAGACTCTTCCGTTAGTGTCACCAGCCCCTCTGGAGTGTCCTCCTCAACATCAGGGACAGTGTCTTCCACCTCCAATGTGCATGGGTCTCTGTTGCAAGAGAAACACCGGATTTTGCACAAGTTGCTGCAGAATGGCAACTCCCCAGCGGAGGTCGCCAAGATCACTGCAGAGGCCACTGGGAAGGACACGAGCAGCACTGCTTCCTGTGGAGAGGGGACAACCAGGCAGGAGCAGCTGAGTCCTAAGAAGAAGGAGAATAATGCTCTGCTTAGATACCTGCTGGACAGGGATGACCCCAGTGATGTGCTTGCCAAAGAGCTGCAGCCCCAGGCCGACAGTGGGGACAGTAAACTGAGTCAGTGCAGCTGCTCCACCAATCCCAGCTCTGGCCAAGAGAAAGACCCCAAAATTAAGACCGAGACGAACGAGGAG GTATCGGGAGACCTGGATAATCTAGATGCCATTCTTGGAGATTTGACCAGTTCTGACTTCTACAACAATCCTACAAATGGCGGTCACCCAGGGGCCAAACAGCAGATGTTTGCAGGACCGAGTTCTCTGG GTTTGCGAAGTCCACAGCCTGTGCAGTCTGTTCGTCCTCCATATAACCGAGCGGTGTCTCTGGATAGCCCTGTGTCTGTTGGCTCAGGTCCGCCAGTGAAGAATGTCAGTGCTTTCCCTGGGTTACCAAAACAGCCCATACTGGCTGGGAATCCAAGAATGATGGATAGTCAGGAGAATTACGGTGCCAACATGG GCCCAAACAGAAATGTTCCTGTGAATCCGACTTCCTCCCCCGGAGACTGGGGCTTAGCTAACTCAAGGGCCAGCAGAATGGAGCCTCTGGCATCAAGTCCCCTGGGAAGAACTGGAGCCGATTACAGTGCCACTTTACCCAGACCTGCCATGGGGGGCTCTGTGCCTACCTTGCCACTTCGTTCTAATCGACTGCCAGGTGCAAGACCATCGttgcagcaacagcagcagcaacagcagcaacagcaacaacaacagcagcaacagcagcagcaacagcagcagcagcaacagcagcagatgCTTCAAATGA GAACTGGTGAGATTCCCATGGGAATGGGAGTCAATCCCTATAGCCCAGCAGTGCCGTCTAACCAACCAGGTTCCTGGCCAGAGGGCATGCTCTCTATGGAACAAGGTCCTCACGGGTCTCAAAATAG GCCTCTTCTTAGAAACTCTCTGGATGATCTGCTTGGGCCACCTTCTAACGCAGAGGGCCAGAGTGACGAGAGAGCTCTGCTGGACCAGCTGCACACACTCCTGAGCAACACAGATGCCACAGGTCTGGAGGAGATCGACAGGGCCTTGGGAATTCCTGAGCTCGTGAATCAG GGACAAGCTTTGGAGTCCAAACAGGATGTTTTCCAAGGCCAAGAAGCAGCAGTAATGATGGATCAGAAGGCTGCACTATATGGACAGACATACCCAGCTCAGGGTCCTCCCCTTCAAGGAGGCTTTAACCTTCAGGGACAGTCACCATCGTTTAACTCTATGATGGGTCAGATTAGCCAGCAAGGCAGCTTTCCTCTGCAAGGCATGCATCCTAGAGCCGGCCTCGTGAGACCAAGGACCAACACCCCGAAGCAGCTGAGAATGCAGCTTCAGCAGAGGCTACAGGGCCAGCAG TTTTTAAATCAGAGCCGGCAGGCActtgaaatgaaaatggagaaccCTGCTGGCACTGCTGTGATGAGGCCCATGATGCCCCAG CAGGCTTTCTTTAATGCCCAAATGGCTGCCCAGCAGAAACGAGAGCTGATGAGCCATCACCTGCAGCAGCAGAGGATGGCGATGATGATGTCACAACCACAGCCTCAGGCCTTCAGCCCACCTCCCAACGTCACCGCCTCCCCCAGCATGGACGGGGTTTTGGCAGGTTCAGCAATGCCGCAAGCCCCTCCACAACAGTTTCCATATCCAGCAAATTACG GAATGGGACAACCACCAGAGCCAGCCTTTGGTCGAGGCTCGAGTCCTCCCAGTGCAATGATGTCATCAAGAATGGGGCCTTCCCAGAATGCCATGGTGCAGCATCCTCAGCCCACACCCATGTATCAGCCTTCAGATATGAAGGGGTGGCCGTCAGGGAACCTGGCCAGGAATGG CTCCTTCCCCCAGCAGCAGTTTGCTCCCCAGGGGAACCCTGCAGCCTACAACATGGTGCATATGAACAGCAGCGGTGGGCACTTGGGACAGATGGCCATGACCCCCATGCCCATGTCTGGCATGCCCATGGGCCCCGATCAG AAATACTGCTGA